One Flavobacteriales bacterium genomic region harbors:
- a CDS encoding GNAT family N-acetyltransferase yields MLYREAKKEDYTSFYKLRSEKNNLFWTGYEAAPDFEKFQLWYNDRLKDEKRKIYLYFEGDQIIGYLNFDIYESHVAIGYGVDSSLQGKGYGSKIVASVFEIAEKHQLNVKRIIAWISEVNIGSQKVVEKNNFTQSKESEKRKRFDRIETYYLYEYLLEQSQ; encoded by the coding sequence ATGTTATACAGAGAAGCTAAAAAGGAGGATTACACTTCTTTTTATAAGTTGAGAAGTGAAAAAAACAACTTATTTTGGACAGGTTATGAAGCAGCTCCCGATTTTGAAAAGTTTCAACTTTGGTATAATGATCGCTTAAAAGATGAAAAAAGAAAGATTTATCTCTATTTTGAGGGAGATCAAATTATTGGGTATTTAAATTTTGATATTTATGAAAGCCATGTCGCAATTGGTTATGGGGTAGACAGTAGTTTGCAGGGAAAAGGATATGGTTCAAAAATAGTTGCATCAGTTTTTGAGATTGCAGAAAAGCATCAACTTAATGTAAAACGAATTATCGCGTGGATTTCAGAAGTGAATATTGGATCTCAAAAAGTGGTGGAGAAGAATAACTTTACCCAATCCAAAGAATCTGAAAAAAGAAAGCGATTTGATCGTATAGAGACTTATTATTTGTATGAATATTTATTAGAACAAAGTCAATGA
- a CDS encoding polysaccharide biosynthesis C-terminal domain-containing protein, with amino-acid sequence MGEIQKQGISNSIILMIGAAIGAFNVMFLFPRILPEAYFGLTRVLVELTYIILQFGLVGGNSAIVRFWSRVPDGSQLFRYVAKYSLLFAGIVLVALMLFKDSIISVYVEKSPLIVEHYNGVYVLFLAGLIFELFAAASTGMLKTQLPIFLKEVAIRVYVTALILVYYFKFIQEDTFIHLFVLGYVLIGLVILFFVVKGKNLLKSTEELVTEKKNEVFKFRIASFFNGFSSGIVNRLDVIMIAALVSSDLVANSGLTFVAIYSIALYTATLIELPSRGLFPISSPIISKFWIQNEMDQITKVYKKSSINLFTIALLLFFLLGLNIDALLSFLKASFIQAKPAMLILGCAKVFNMLLGVNNIILATSKYYLIGTYTMIGLILLTFLLNYWLIPIYGVNGAAIGSLVSLVVYNSVSLFFLWFKFKMQPFSWNTIKVLLLAIIASYLTSFIEIDNVYFSIAIKTMVFSTLYLLPVYLFKISEDINNVVDQTLSKVFKRG; translated from the coding sequence ATGGGAGAGATACAGAAACAAGGAATATCTAATTCGATTATTTTGATGATAGGAGCTGCTATAGGAGCTTTTAATGTCATGTTTCTGTTTCCTAGAATACTTCCTGAAGCTTATTTTGGATTGACGCGGGTTCTTGTTGAATTAACTTACATTATTCTTCAATTTGGTTTGGTGGGAGGAAATTCCGCAATTGTTCGCTTTTGGAGTAGGGTTCCAGACGGAAGTCAATTGTTTCGTTATGTAGCCAAATATTCACTTTTGTTTGCAGGAATTGTCTTGGTAGCTTTAATGCTGTTTAAAGATTCTATCATAAGTGTATATGTAGAGAAATCTCCTTTAATTGTAGAACATTACAATGGAGTATATGTACTGTTTCTTGCTGGACTAATATTTGAATTATTTGCAGCAGCATCAACAGGCATGTTGAAAACGCAACTTCCTATTTTTTTAAAAGAAGTAGCTATAAGGGTATATGTAACAGCTTTGATTTTAGTTTATTATTTTAAATTCATACAAGAAGATACTTTTATTCATCTTTTTGTTTTAGGATATGTGTTAATAGGTCTAGTTATTCTTTTTTTCGTTGTAAAAGGGAAGAATTTATTAAAGAGTACAGAGGAGTTAGTTACAGAAAAGAAAAATGAAGTCTTTAAATTTAGGATCGCTAGTTTTTTTAATGGGTTCTCCAGTGGAATTGTCAACCGTCTAGATGTGATTATGATTGCAGCTCTTGTCAGTAGTGACCTTGTTGCAAATAGCGGATTAACCTTTGTTGCAATTTATTCGATTGCATTGTATACCGCTACATTAATAGAGTTACCCTCAAGAGGATTGTTTCCTATTTCTTCGCCAATAATATCTAAGTTTTGGATTCAAAATGAAATGGATCAAATCACTAAGGTGTATAAGAAGTCTTCTATAAATTTGTTTACAATAGCTTTACTTCTCTTTTTCTTATTAGGGTTAAATATTGATGCGTTACTTTCTTTTTTAAAAGCAAGTTTTATTCAAGCCAAACCGGCGATGTTGATTTTAGGCTGTGCAAAAGTTTTTAATATGTTATTGGGAGTCAATAATATTATTCTAGCGACTTCCAAATATTATTTAATAGGAACATACACCATGATAGGACTGATTCTATTAACTTTTCTATTGAATTATTGGTTAATACCTATTTATGGCGTAAATGGCGCAGCTATAGGGTCTTTAGTTAGCCTTGTTGTGTACAATTCGGTTAGTCTATTTTTCCTTTGGTTTAAGTTTAAGATGCAGCCATTTTCATGGAATACGATAAAGGTCCTTTTACTAGCAATTATTGCTTCTTATTTAACAAGTTTTATTGAGATAGATAATGTTTACTTTTCAATAGCAATTAAAACCATGGTGTTTTCAACGTTGTATCTGCTTCCAGTTTATTTATTTAAAATTTCTGAAGACATTAATAATGTTGTTGATCAAACCCTATCAAAAGTCTTTAAAAGGGGTTAA
- a CDS encoding ATP-grasp domain-containing protein: MKKVLIIGAGVEQVSAIKKGRELGLYVIATDMNPDAPGVKYADQFYKVSTTDSERNIKIGLEEKINGVFTVCSETAVTTVAEVAKALNLKSFSLDTARKATNKHEMRKAFQRYNINVSPNMITKDFSKAEEFWEENTPPFVIKPVDSSGQRGTFVLKNKEEFEEKFSRSKAASYSGEVLIDKKIEGREVHVTMQVIKGEVFFLAITDRVTLDNENFGIAVRHIGPSILKKEVEEEIKKECEKAVKSIDLKDGVATCEIIIDKNDELFFMEIAVRVPGGYLREVAMLLSGVDVVEATILNAIQDIESLEAITNHKKYDYISAKFITAKNLPEEVNRITKIELNYQNDQLKLFNKHFDGEFVVEDLKSSVGRFAVIIAVGRTRNEAVDISEEAFKSILINGVHSLKAYDNYNKFNANFKTD; encoded by the coding sequence ATGAAAAAGGTACTAATTATAGGAGCAGGAGTTGAACAAGTCTCTGCAATTAAGAAAGGTAGGGAATTAGGTTTATATGTTATTGCAACTGATATGAATCCTGATGCTCCAGGTGTTAAATATGCTGACCAATTCTACAAAGTCAGTACAACAGATAGTGAAAGAAATATAAAAATAGGTCTAGAAGAAAAAATTAATGGAGTATTTACTGTATGTTCTGAAACTGCTGTTACAACAGTAGCTGAAGTTGCTAAAGCGTTAAATTTAAAATCATTTAGTTTGGATACAGCCAGAAAAGCAACGAACAAACATGAAATGAGAAAAGCTTTTCAAAGGTATAACATCAATGTTTCTCCAAATATGATTACAAAAGACTTCAGTAAAGCAGAAGAATTTTGGGAGGAGAACACACCTCCTTTTGTCATTAAACCTGTTGATAGTAGTGGACAAAGAGGAACCTTTGTTTTAAAAAATAAAGAAGAGTTTGAAGAGAAATTTAGTCGGTCCAAAGCAGCGTCTTATTCAGGTGAAGTGTTGATAGATAAGAAGATAGAAGGCAGGGAGGTTCATGTTACCATGCAGGTAATAAAAGGAGAAGTATTCTTCTTAGCCATTACAGATAGGGTAACGCTGGATAATGAAAACTTTGGAATAGCTGTTCGCCATATTGGTCCGTCTATTCTTAAGAAAGAGGTAGAAGAAGAGATTAAAAAAGAATGTGAAAAAGCAGTAAAGTCAATCGATTTAAAAGATGGAGTAGCAACATGCGAAATTATCATTGATAAAAATGATGAACTGTTTTTTATGGAAATAGCAGTTCGTGTACCAGGTGGATATTTGAGGGAGGTAGCAATGCTGTTGAGTGGGGTAGATGTAGTTGAAGCTACGATATTAAATGCCATCCAAGATATTGAGTCGCTAGAAGCCATCACTAACCATAAAAAGTACGATTATATTTCAGCTAAATTTATTACAGCTAAGAATTTACCAGAAGAGGTAAATCGTATTACTAAAATTGAATTGAATTATCAGAATGATCAATTAAAACTGTTCAATAAACATTTTGATGGAGAGTTTGTCGTAGAAGACTTGAAAAGCTCTGTTGGTAGATTTGCTGTAATTATTGCGGTAGGAAGAACAAGAAATGAGGCGGTAGACATTTCAGAGGAAGCATTTAAAAGCATATTAATAAATGGAGTACATTCGTTAAAAGCGTATGACAACTATAATAAGTTTAATGCTAACTTTAAAACAGATTAA
- the accB gene encoding acetyl-CoA carboxylase biotin carboxyl carrier protein: protein MKLSEIQELIKFVARAGVNEVEIEQKEFKILIKSDYLAKKKSNIKEEPQIIQQQVPVAMPQAVQAAPAQVAAAPAVSATVEVKEPAAAAPAKDEEANYITVKSQMIGTFYRSPSPDKPAFVSVGDSIKEGDPICIIEAMKLFNEIESEVSGKIVKVLVDDATPVEFDQPLFLVDPS from the coding sequence ATGAAACTTAGTGAAATTCAAGAATTAATCAAATTTGTAGCTCGTGCTGGAGTCAATGAAGTAGAAATAGAGCAAAAAGAGTTCAAAATCTTAATCAAATCTGATTATTTAGCAAAAAAGAAATCGAACATTAAAGAAGAGCCACAAATCATCCAACAGCAAGTACCTGTAGCTATGCCTCAGGCTGTACAAGCTGCTCCTGCTCAAGTTGCTGCTGCACCTGCTGTTAGCGCAACTGTAGAAGTAAAAGAACCAGCTGCTGCTGCACCTGCTAAAGATGAAGAAGCAAACTATATTACTGTTAAATCTCAAATGATTGGAACATTTTATCGTTCTCCATCACCAGACAAACCAGCTTTTGTTTCTGTAGGAGATTCGATCAAAGAAGGTGATCCTATTTGTATTATTGAAGCGATGAAACTATTTAACGAAATTGAATCAGAAGTTTCTGGTAAAATCGTTAAAGTATTGGTTGACGACGCAACACCTGTTGAATTTGACCAACCTTTATTCTTAGTTGATCCTTCATAA
- the pseI gene encoding pseudaminic acid synthase, whose product MTYIIAELSANHNNDFELAKKTIKAMKESGADAVKFQTYTPDSMTFDIEGKDFEANPHSIWAGRRLYDLYKEAAMPYEWQKDLSEYALSLGLEWLSSPFDTQAVDFLETLDCPMYKIASFEILDIPLIEYAASKGKPMIISTGIAVKEDIELAIETCRKVGNNEVTILKCTTAYPAPFEEVNLNTIQLYQSTFDIKVGLSDHTMGSVVPLGAVALGASVIEKHFILDRSIGGPDSSFSMNPDEFKAMVDAVRKLEKALGKQTFELTKSTVQSRTRGRSLYISKDVAKGEQITAENIQSIRPAFGLHPKYYSEIIGKKFNADFKKGTPLSLSLFE is encoded by the coding sequence ATGACATATATAATAGCAGAACTATCGGCTAATCACAACAATGATTTTGAGCTAGCAAAGAAAACCATAAAGGCCATGAAAGAGTCAGGAGCTGATGCCGTTAAATTTCAGACCTATACTCCAGATTCTATGACTTTTGATATTGAGGGAAAGGATTTTGAAGCGAATCCACATAGTATATGGGCTGGGAGAAGACTTTATGATTTATATAAAGAAGCTGCAATGCCTTACGAATGGCAAAAAGATTTATCAGAATATGCATTGTCTCTTGGCTTAGAATGGTTGTCTTCTCCTTTTGATACCCAAGCAGTCGATTTTTTAGAAACCTTGGATTGTCCAATGTATAAAATAGCATCTTTTGAGATTTTGGATATTCCATTAATTGAATATGCTGCATCAAAAGGAAAACCAATGATTATTTCTACTGGAATTGCTGTAAAAGAGGACATCGAATTAGCGATTGAAACTTGTCGTAAGGTAGGAAATAATGAGGTTACAATTTTAAAATGTACAACAGCTTATCCAGCACCTTTCGAAGAAGTTAATTTGAATACTATTCAGCTCTATCAATCAACATTTGATATAAAAGTGGGGTTGTCAGATCATACAATGGGAAGTGTAGTTCCTCTAGGAGCTGTAGCTCTAGGAGCTTCAGTTATCGAAAAACATTTTATTCTAGACCGTAGCATTGGTGGGCCAGACTCAAGCTTTTCAATGAATCCCGATGAGTTTAAAGCTATGGTTGATGCTGTACGTAAACTGGAAAAAGCATTAGGAAAACAAACATTTGAATTGACAAAAAGTACCGTTCAGTCTAGAACAAGAGGGCGTTCGCTTTATATTTCAAAAGACGTGGCGAAAGGAGAGCAAATAACTGCTGAAAATATACAGTCAATTAGACCTGCTTTTGGTTTGCATCCTAAGTATTATAGCGAAATAATAGGCAAGAAGTTTAATGCAGACTTCAAAAAAGGAACACCATTGTCTTTAAGTTTATTTGAATAA
- a CDS encoding ketoacyl-ACP synthase III: MKKITAAITAIHGAVPSNKLTNADLEKMVDTNDEWIVSRTGIKERRIIEKGRALSDLGVEVVEGICKKRGISPLEIDMIIVGTVTADHRFPSTSNIICDKVGAKNAWGFDLSAACSGFLYTLTTGQQFIENGSAKKVIVIGGDIMSSILDYNDRATCIIFGDGAGGVLLEPNEEGLGIQDSILKADGSGRKYLIQQAGGSLEPITKENVETPAMYVHQEGQTVFKFAVTNMADVSAEIMEKNNLSSDDVQWLVPHQANLRIIDATARRMGLSTEKVMINIEKYGNTTSGTIPLCLWEWEDKLKKGDNIVLAAFGGGFTWGAIYLKWAID; this comes from the coding sequence ATGAAAAAAATTACAGCAGCAATCACAGCAATTCACGGTGCGGTCCCATCCAACAAATTGACCAATGCTGATTTGGAAAAAATGGTAGACACCAATGATGAATGGATTGTTTCTCGAACAGGAATTAAAGAAAGGAGAATCATTGAAAAAGGTAGAGCGCTATCTGATTTAGGAGTTGAGGTTGTTGAAGGAATTTGCAAGAAAAGAGGAATCTCTCCATTAGAAATCGACATGATTATTGTTGGTACAGTTACCGCTGACCATAGATTCCCTAGTACTTCTAATATTATTTGCGATAAAGTAGGAGCAAAAAATGCTTGGGGATTTGACCTAAGTGCAGCTTGCTCAGGTTTTTTATATACCTTAACTACAGGACAACAATTTATTGAAAACGGTTCAGCCAAAAAAGTCATAGTTATTGGTGGTGATATTATGTCAAGCATTCTTGATTATAACGACAGAGCTACTTGTATTATCTTTGGTGATGGAGCTGGAGGAGTTTTATTGGAACCTAATGAAGAAGGTCTTGGAATTCAAGACTCAATTTTAAAAGCTGATGGATCTGGTAGAAAATATTTGATTCAACAAGCAGGAGGTTCACTTGAACCAATTACCAAAGAAAATGTAGAAACGCCAGCGATGTATGTTCACCAAGAGGGACAGACTGTATTCAAATTCGCTGTAACCAATATGGCTGACGTTAGTGCTGAAATTATGGAGAAAAACAACCTTTCTTCAGATGATGTTCAGTGGTTAGTTCCGCATCAAGCCAATTTAAGAATAATTGATGCTACAGCCAGAAGAATGGGACTTTCTACAGAAAAAGTTATGATAAACATTGAAAAATATGGAAACACTACATCTGGAACAATTCCTTTATGTCTTTGGGAGTGGGAAGACAAGCTCAAAAAAGGAGACAATATTGTTTTAGCTGCATTTGGTGGTGGTTTTACATGGGGGGCGATATACCTAAAGTGGGCCATCGATTAA
- the pseF gene encoding pseudaminic acid cytidylyltransferase, with protein MPNLCIIPARGGSKRIPRKNIKNFLGKPIIAYSIEAALESGLFDEVMVSTDDLEIVAIAKKYGAVVPFMRSPKNSDDYATTYDVIEEVINGYQNLGKVFENTCCLYPTAPFITASKLKSASELLKEQDIEAVFSVVKYSYPIQRSLIVNQQGAIEMSWPENKTKRSQDLNDHYHDAGQFYFYETNGYLQKKGVFNMLSKPIVFSELEVQDIDNEVDWKLAELKYKLLNGE; from the coding sequence ATGCCTAATCTATGCATCATACCAGCCAGAGGAGGAAGTAAAAGGATCCCAAGGAAAAATATCAAAAACTTTTTAGGGAAACCCATTATTGCATATTCCATTGAGGCAGCTTTGGAGTCTGGTTTGTTTGATGAAGTTATGGTTTCTACTGATGATTTGGAGATTGTAGCTATAGCAAAAAAATATGGCGCAGTTGTTCCCTTTATGAGAAGTCCCAAAAATTCGGATGACTATGCGACGACTTATGATGTTATTGAGGAGGTCATAAACGGTTATCAAAATTTAGGAAAAGTTTTTGAAAACACATGTTGCCTATATCCAACGGCACCTTTTATAACAGCATCAAAGCTAAAATCAGCAAGTGAGCTGTTGAAAGAACAAGATATAGAAGCTGTTTTTTCGGTTGTCAAATATTCTTACCCTATACAAAGGTCGCTGATTGTAAATCAGCAAGGAGCAATTGAAATGAGTTGGCCAGAAAACAAAACGAAAAGATCTCAGGACTTAAATGATCATTATCATGATGCGGGACAGTTTTATTTTTATGAAACTAATGGATATTTGCAAAAAAAAGGCGTATTTAATATGCTGTCAAAACCTATTGTATTTTCTGAACTTGAAGTACAAGACATCGATAATGAGGTAGATTGGAAACTAGCAGAGTTAAAATATAAGCTACTTAATGGAGAATGA
- the pseC gene encoding UDP-4-amino-4,6-dideoxy-N-acetyl-beta-L-altrosamine transaminase — translation MQSRKIPYGRQSIDAVDLKAVENTLLADFLTQGPKVAEFEEKFAQYVGAKYAVAVSNATAGLHLSVLALGLKPKERVITTPITFAATANCIRYAEGEVWFADIDPDTYLLDINSVRALIESKPKGFFKGIIPVDFAGLPVNLEEYRALANEHNLWIIEDACHAPGGSFTSTSGNVESCGNGKYADLAVFSFHPVKHIACGEGGMITTNSEELFKKLLKLRSHGITKENLSQNDGGWYYEMQELGFNYRLTDIQSALGITQLAKNNKGVERRNDIAQQYKKAFDGVIKFQDLPNGVLNAHHLFVIEVEKRKELYDYLHENGILAQIHYIPVHQLPYYKEIGYDGARLNHANAYYQKCISLPMFPSLTNEEVAYVIEKTLNFVNNA, via the coding sequence GCCGTAGACTTAAAAGCTGTAGAAAATACCCTTTTGGCTGATTTTTTAACACAGGGACCTAAAGTTGCTGAGTTTGAAGAAAAGTTTGCACAATATGTTGGAGCAAAGTATGCAGTAGCAGTATCAAATGCAACAGCTGGTCTACACCTTTCTGTGTTAGCCTTAGGATTAAAACCAAAAGAAAGAGTAATTACAACCCCAATTACATTTGCAGCAACAGCAAATTGTATTAGATATGCAGAGGGAGAAGTTTGGTTTGCTGACATTGATCCTGATACTTATTTATTAGACATTAATAGTGTAAGAGCATTAATAGAAAGTAAACCTAAAGGTTTTTTTAAGGGAATTATACCTGTAGATTTTGCTGGGTTGCCTGTTAATTTGGAAGAGTATAGAGCTTTAGCTAATGAACATAACTTATGGATTATAGAAGATGCATGCCATGCTCCAGGAGGATCATTTACAAGCACTTCAGGTAATGTTGAAAGTTGTGGGAATGGAAAATATGCTGATTTAGCTGTTTTTTCATTTCACCCAGTTAAACATATTGCTTGTGGAGAAGGAGGAATGATAACGACAAATTCAGAGGAGTTGTTTAAAAAGTTGTTGAAACTAAGGTCTCATGGTATAACTAAAGAAAATCTTTCACAAAATGATGGAGGGTGGTATTATGAAATGCAAGAACTAGGTTTTAATTACCGTTTAACAGATATTCAGTCGGCTCTAGGAATTACGCAATTGGCCAAAAATAATAAAGGGGTTGAAAGGAGAAATGATATAGCTCAACAATATAAAAAAGCTTTTGATGGAGTCATAAAATTTCAGGACTTACCCAATGGTGTTTTAAATGCTCATCATTTGTTTGTCATTGAGGTTGAAAAAAGAAAAGAGTTGTATGATTATCTACATGAAAATGGAATTTTAGCCCAAATACATTATATACCTGTTCATCAATTGCCTTATTATAAAGAAATAGGTTATGATGGAGCGCGCTTGAACCATGCTAATGCTTATTATCAAAAATGCATAAGCTTACCAATGTTCCCGAGTTTAACTAATGAAGAAGTGGCTTATGTCATTGAAAAAACTTTGAACTTTGTAAATAATGCCTAA
- a CDS encoding DNA photolyase family protein, translated as MMNIVWLRRDLRLEDHTALHFALTHYTNVQPVFIFDEDILSGLPKDDARVSFIHQSLTQLNARLKPFNSSVLCFKGNVVDIWKMLFKEYTINSIHFNRDYEPYAIHRDETVSNLAKEANIKIHSYKDHVCFEKHEVLKADLTPYTVYTPYKKKWLIEFQKLNIAPLESNFYALNHSDYKLPTIEDLGFIKSPIKVKSFTLKNLKSYAQTRDFPSLDNTSYLSPHLRFGTISIRQIINELPEESEVFLSELIWREFFTQILAHFPHVQSNNFKSKYDRIAWRNNQQEFDKWCKGETGYPLVDAGMRQLNKTGYMHNRVRMITAGFLCKHLLIDWKWGEAYFAKKLLDYDLAANNGNWQWSAGTGCDAAPYFRIFNPTEQIKKFDKGLKYIKKWVPDLEELTYPQPIVDHKFARERCLKTYKDGLN; from the coding sequence ATGATGAACATTGTTTGGCTTAGACGAGATTTACGACTAGAAGATCATACTGCTTTACACTTTGCTTTAACGCACTATACAAATGTACAACCAGTATTTATTTTTGATGAGGACATTCTTTCCGGACTCCCCAAAGACGATGCACGCGTATCTTTTATACACCAGTCTTTAACACAATTAAACGCACGACTAAAACCATTCAATTCATCTGTACTTTGTTTTAAAGGAAATGTGGTAGACATTTGGAAAATGCTTTTCAAAGAATATACTATTAATAGTATACACTTTAACAGAGACTATGAGCCTTATGCTATTCATCGTGATGAAACGGTTTCCAACTTAGCGAAAGAAGCTAACATTAAAATTCACAGTTATAAGGATCATGTTTGTTTTGAAAAACATGAGGTTTTAAAAGCAGACCTCACTCCATATACCGTGTATACTCCATATAAAAAAAAGTGGTTAATCGAATTCCAAAAACTTAATATAGCCCCGTTGGAAAGTAACTTTTATGCTTTGAACCATAGTGATTATAAACTACCTACAATTGAAGATCTTGGTTTTATAAAAAGCCCTATCAAGGTAAAGTCTTTTACACTTAAAAACTTAAAAAGCTACGCCCAAACTAGAGATTTCCCATCATTAGATAATACGAGTTATTTAAGCCCTCACCTACGATTTGGGACAATTAGCATTAGACAAATAATCAACGAACTTCCTGAAGAAAGTGAGGTTTTCCTTAGCGAGTTAATATGGCGTGAATTCTTTACGCAAATATTGGCACACTTCCCTCATGTTCAATCGAACAACTTTAAAAGTAAGTACGACCGCATTGCCTGGCGGAACAATCAACAAGAATTTGACAAATGGTGCAAAGGAGAAACAGGTTATCCATTGGTAGACGCTGGTATGCGCCAATTGAATAAAACAGGCTATATGCACAATAGAGTTAGAATGATTACAGCTGGTTTTTTATGTAAACATTTATTGATTGATTGGAAATGGGGTGAGGCCTATTTTGCTAAAAAACTACTCGATTACGACTTGGCTGCAAACAATGGTAATTGGCAGTGGTCTGCGGGAACAGGCTGTGATGCCGCTCCTTACTTTAGAATTTTTAATCCTACAGAACAAATAAAAAAATTTGACAAAGGCCTAAAATATATTAAAAAATGGGTACCAGACCTAGAAGAGCTAACCTATCCACAACCGATAGTCGATCATAAATTTGCCCGTGAAAGATGTTTAAAAACCTATAAAGATGGGTTAAATTAA
- the accC gene encoding acetyl-CoA carboxylase biotin carboxylase subunit, giving the protein MFKKILIANRGEIALRVIRTCKEMGIKTVAVYSTADKDSLHVRFADEAVCVGPASSSESYLKIPNIIAAAEITNADAIHPGYGFLSENANFSRVCQEHNIKFIGALPEQIEGMGDKASAKATMIKAKVPTVPGSKGLLKDLNDAIKTASKIGYPVMIKATAGGGGKGMRVCWDDAELEVNWHSARQEAAAAFGNDGMYMEKFIEEPRHIEIQIAADQYGNACHMSERDCSIQRRHQKLVEEVPSPFMTDELRAKMGEAAKKAALAVNYEGVGTVEFLVDKHRNFYFMEMNTRIQVEHTITEEVINFDLIKEQIKIAAGEKISGKDYFPVGHSIQCRINAENPFKNFMPSPGKINHYHTPGGHGIRIDTHVYAGYSIPPFYDSMISKLITVAQTREEAITKMKRALQEYIIEGIHTTIPFHQQLMEDKKFNAGDFTTKFMEDFEIKE; this is encoded by the coding sequence ATGTTTAAAAAAATATTAATTGCCAATAGAGGCGAGATTGCTTTGCGTGTAATAAGAACATGTAAAGAAATGGGAATAAAAACAGTTGCTGTTTACTCTACAGCAGATAAAGATAGCTTACATGTACGATTTGCAGATGAAGCTGTTTGCGTAGGACCTGCATCGAGCTCTGAATCGTATTTAAAAATACCTAACATCATTGCTGCGGCTGAAATCACCAATGCTGATGCTATTCATCCTGGTTATGGATTCCTATCTGAAAATGCTAATTTTTCTAGGGTATGTCAGGAACATAACATTAAGTTTATTGGGGCACTTCCTGAACAAATAGAAGGAATGGGAGATAAAGCATCTGCCAAAGCAACAATGATTAAAGCTAAAGTTCCAACTGTACCAGGGTCAAAAGGACTTTTAAAGGACTTGAACGATGCCATAAAAACAGCTAGCAAAATTGGATATCCTGTAATGATCAAAGCTACTGCTGGTGGTGGTGGTAAAGGGATGCGTGTATGTTGGGATGATGCAGAATTAGAAGTCAACTGGCATTCGGCTAGACAAGAAGCTGCTGCTGCTTTTGGAAACGATGGGATGTATATGGAAAAGTTCATCGAAGAGCCAAGACATATTGAGATTCAAATTGCTGCTGACCAATATGGTAATGCTTGCCACATGTCTGAGAGAGATTGCTCGATTCAAAGAAGACACCAAAAGTTAGTTGAAGAGGTTCCCTCTCCATTTATGACTGATGAGTTAAGAGCAAAAATGGGAGAAGCTGCTAAAAAAGCTGCTTTAGCTGTAAACTATGAAGGGGTAGGAACAGTTGAGTTCTTGGTTGACAAACATAGAAACTTCTATTTTATGGAAATGAATACTCGTATTCAAGTAGAGCATACCATTACAGAAGAAGTGATTAACTTTGATTTAATTAAAGAACAGATTAAAATTGCTGCCGGAGAGAAAATCAGCGGAAAAGATTATTTCCCAGTAGGACACTCTATCCAGTGTAGAATTAATGCTGAGAATCCTTTTAAAAACTTTATGCCTTCTCCTGGTAAAATTAATCATTATCATACTCCTGGTGGACATGGTATTCGAATAGACACGCATGTTTATGCTGGCTACTCAATTCCTCCTTTCTATGACTCTATGATTTCAAAATTAATTACTGTTGCTCAAACGAGAGAGGAAGCAATTACAAAAATGAAAAGAGCTTTACAAGAGTATATTATTGAAGGGATTCATACAACAATTCCTTTTCACCAACAATTAATGGAAGATAAAAAATTTAACGCTGGTGACTTTACTACAAAGTTTATGGAAGATTTCGAAATAAAGGAATAA